The genome window CCGGAACAGAAATGATAAAACATTGATTCGGGAAGGAGAAAACAGTCTATATTTGTCCGGACAATTTCATCACACATCTGATTTTATATCTAATAGGCTTGATATCTCTCTTGATAACCACCAAAAAAAAATAAAGTTAAATGGCAAAAGTGTGACAGACAGGAAAGATATCCTTTCCAATATGCCTTGTATTGTCTTTTGCCATAATGATATTTACTTTGTAAATGGAAGTCCTGATAAGAAAAGAATTTATATGGACCAATGTTTGAGTCTTCATGATTCATTGTATATAAACGATTTAAGACAATTCAGGAAAATTTTAAAAGAAAGAAATTTTCTCTTAAAAAAGGGTGAGAAATCAATGCTTTCAGTGTATACCACCCAACTGATCGATAAGGGTTTTCCTATCCTAGAAAAGAGGAAAACCCTTTTTAAGTTTTTAAATGAAAAATTTCCTGAATACTACAAACTCGTTAGTGGAACAGATCTGGATTTAAAAATTTTATATAATGCTTCATGGAAGGAAATTGATAAAGTACAAGTTTTTGGTATGATGGAGCAGAAATTAGAAAAGGAAATACAATATGGTTTGACCTTATCAGGACCTCACAGAGATTCCTTTACTGTTATGCAGGATAATAAAAACTTCAATGACTATGCATCTACAGGCCAATTGAGGATTGTTTCCCTTCTGTTACGGATTCTTCAATCGGAGTACTATCAGGAAGAGAGCGGTAGAAATCCAATATTATTAGTAGATGATGTTCTTCTGGAACTGGATAAGGATAAAAGAGAG of Oceanispirochaeta crateris contains these proteins:
- the recF gene encoding DNA replication/repair protein RecF (All proteins in this family for which functions are known are DNA-binding proteins that assist the filamentation of RecA onto DNA for the initiation of recombination or recombinational repair.), encoding MGFTSVKFKNFRNLDEQEIDLSHKEVYLIGENGQGKTNFLELLYFLCYASSFRNRNDKTLIREGENSLYLSGQFHHTSDFISNRLDISLDNHQKKIKLNGKSVTDRKDILSNMPCIVFCHNDIYFVNGSPDKKRIYMDQCLSLHDSLYINDLRQFRKILKERNFLLKKGEKSMLSVYTTQLIDKGFPILEKRKTLFKFLNEKFPEYYKLVSGTDLDLKILYNASWKEIDKVQVFGMMEQKLEKEIQYGLTLSGPHRDSFTVMQDNKNFNDYASTGQLRIVSLLLRILQSEYYQEESGRNPILLVDDVLLELDKDKRERMMSLFPRYEQIFYTFLPGYKNEISENSLSFTVNKGKLEKKNG